One genomic region from Phragmites australis chromosome 1, lpPhrAust1.1, whole genome shotgun sequence encodes:
- the LOC133920272 gene encoding probable pectinesterase 53 isoform X2, with translation MAVAVAVSRTRQFLACIAVAALVLAVPPCNVAGHSRGLQPGRGEAEPFPGNSTRAEMIERRFMEWVRYMGGLRHSTFQHALARAFPSYSLIVDKNPAFGDFTSIQAAVDSLPVINLIRVVIKVNAGTYTEKVTISPMRAFITLEGAGAGKTIVQWGDTADTPSGPSGRPLGTFNSASFAVNAQYFLARNITFKNTSPVPKPGASGKQAVALRVSADNAAFVGCNFLGAQDTLYDHSGRHYYKDCYIEGSVDFIFGNALSLYEGCHVHAIARDYGALTAQNRQSMLEDTGFSFVNCRVTGSGALYLGRAWGTFSRVVFAYTNMDNIIIPRGWYNWGDPNREMTVFYGQYKCTGPGASFAGRVAWSRELTDEEAKPFISLSFIDGTEWVRL, from the exons atggccgtggccgtggccgtgTCACGCACGCGGCAGTTCTTGGCCTGCATTGCCGTGGCGGCCCTGGTGCTCGCCGTGCCGCCGTGCAACGTGGCCGGTCACTCGCGGGGGCTGCAGCCGGGGCGCGGCGAGGCGGAGCCGTTCCCGGGGAACTCCACGCGGGCGGAGATGATCGAGCGGCGGTTCATGGAGTGGGTGCGGTACATGGGCGGCCTCCGGCACAGCACGTTCCAGCACGCGCTCGCCCGCGCCTTCCCCTCTTACTCGCTCATCGTCGACAAGAACCCGGCGTTCGGCGACTTCACGTCCATCCAGGCCGCCGTCGACTCGCTCCCGGTCATCAACCTCATCCGCGTCGTCATCAAGGTCAACGCCGGCACCTACAC GGAGAAGGTGACCATATCGCCGATGCGCGCGTTCATCACCCTCGAGGGGGCCGGCGCCGGCAAGACGATCGTGCAGTGGGGCGACACCGCGGACACGCCGTCCGGGCCGTCGGGGCGCCCGCTCGGCACGTTCAACTCCGCGTCGTTCGCCGTGAACGCTCAGTACTTCCTCGCCAGGAACATCACTTTCAAG AACACGTCACCGGTGCCGAAGCCGGGTGCGTCGGGGAAGCAGGCGGTGGCGCTGCGGGTGTCGGCGGACAACGCGGCGTTCGTGGGGTGCAACTTCCTGGGCGCGCAGGACACGCTGTATGATCACTCGGGCCGCCACTACTACAAGGATTGCTACATCGAAGGGTCCGTGGATTTCATCTTTGGCAATGCGCTCTCTCTGTACGAG GGTTGCCACGTGCACGCGATCGCTCGTGACTACGGGGCGCTGACGGCGCAGAACCGGCAGAGCATGCTGGAGGACACGGGGTTCTCGTTCGTCAACTGCCGGGTGACGGGGTCCGGCGCGCTCTACTTGGGCCGCGCCTGGGGCACCTTCTCCCGCGTCGTCTTCGCCTACACCAACATGGACAACATCATCATCCCGCGCGGCTGGTACAACTGGGGCGACCCCAACCGCGAGAT GACGGTGTTCTACGGGCAGTACAAGTGCACGGGCCCCGGCGCGAGCTTCGCCGGCCGGGTGGCGTGGTCGCGCGAGCTCACCGACGAGGAGGCCAAGCCCTTCATCTCACTGAGCTTCATTGACGGCACCGAGTGGGTCAGGCTGTAA
- the LOC133920272 gene encoding probable pectinesterase 53 isoform X1: MAVAVAVSRTRQFLACIAVAALVLAVPPCNVAGHSRGLQPGRGEAEPFPGNSTRAEMIERRFMEWVRYMGGLRHSTFQHALARAFPSYSLIVDKNPAFGDFTSIQAAVDSLPVINLIRVVIKVNAGTYTEKVTISPMRAFITLEGAGAGKTIVQWGDTADTPSGPSGRPLGTFNSASFAVNAQYFLARNITFKNTSPVPKPGASGKQAVALRVSADNAAFVGCNFLGAQDTLYDHSGRHYYKDCYIEGSVDFIFGNALSLYEGCHVHAIARDYGALTAQNRQSMLEDTGFSFVNCRVTGSGALYLGRAWGTFSRVVFAYTNMDNIIIPRGWYNWGDPNREMYVPSSLSSSFLRILLRNRHKTAMHATWLAGVGRVLFAGSHLTRQRHACYACICPSHLTDISLALSGDRMSQLTKC, encoded by the exons atggccgtggccgtggccgtgTCACGCACGCGGCAGTTCTTGGCCTGCATTGCCGTGGCGGCCCTGGTGCTCGCCGTGCCGCCGTGCAACGTGGCCGGTCACTCGCGGGGGCTGCAGCCGGGGCGCGGCGAGGCGGAGCCGTTCCCGGGGAACTCCACGCGGGCGGAGATGATCGAGCGGCGGTTCATGGAGTGGGTGCGGTACATGGGCGGCCTCCGGCACAGCACGTTCCAGCACGCGCTCGCCCGCGCCTTCCCCTCTTACTCGCTCATCGTCGACAAGAACCCGGCGTTCGGCGACTTCACGTCCATCCAGGCCGCCGTCGACTCGCTCCCGGTCATCAACCTCATCCGCGTCGTCATCAAGGTCAACGCCGGCACCTACAC GGAGAAGGTGACCATATCGCCGATGCGCGCGTTCATCACCCTCGAGGGGGCCGGCGCCGGCAAGACGATCGTGCAGTGGGGCGACACCGCGGACACGCCGTCCGGGCCGTCGGGGCGCCCGCTCGGCACGTTCAACTCCGCGTCGTTCGCCGTGAACGCTCAGTACTTCCTCGCCAGGAACATCACTTTCAAG AACACGTCACCGGTGCCGAAGCCGGGTGCGTCGGGGAAGCAGGCGGTGGCGCTGCGGGTGTCGGCGGACAACGCGGCGTTCGTGGGGTGCAACTTCCTGGGCGCGCAGGACACGCTGTATGATCACTCGGGCCGCCACTACTACAAGGATTGCTACATCGAAGGGTCCGTGGATTTCATCTTTGGCAATGCGCTCTCTCTGTACGAG GGTTGCCACGTGCACGCGATCGCTCGTGACTACGGGGCGCTGACGGCGCAGAACCGGCAGAGCATGCTGGAGGACACGGGGTTCTCGTTCGTCAACTGCCGGGTGACGGGGTCCGGCGCGCTCTACTTGGGCCGCGCCTGGGGCACCTTCTCCCGCGTCGTCTTCGCCTACACCAACATGGACAACATCATCATCCCGCGCGGCTGGTACAACTGGGGCGACCCCAACCGCGAGATGTACGTCCcgtcctccctctcctccagcTTCCTTCGAATCCTCTTACGAAATCGTCACAAAACCGCCATGCATGCCACCTGGCTGGCAGGCGTCGGGCGTGTTCTGTTCGCCGGTAGTCACCTGACTCGACAACGCCATGCATGTTACGCTTGCATTTGCCCATCTCATCTTACGGACATCTCCCTAGCTCTCTCTGGTGATCGGATGTCCCAGTTGACCAAATGCTAG
- the LOC133920298 gene encoding tryptophan--tRNA ligase, chloroplastic/mitochondrial-like produces the protein MSRALLAHVLHHPPLLAARSGAGARVGALASRIRPLLRLSCSAAEAAASSSEEAPAPPARKKRVVSGVQPTGLVHLGNYLGAIKNWVALQDLYETFFFIVDLHAITLPYDAPQLSKATRSTAAIYLACGIDSSKASIFVQSHVRAHVELMWLLSSSTPIGWLNRMIQFKEKSRKAGDENVGVALLTYPVLMASDILLYQSDLVPVGEDQTQHLELTREIAERINNLYGGRKWKKLGGRGGLLFKVPEALIPPAGARVMSLTDGLSKMSKSAPSDQSRINLLDPKDVITNKIKRCKTDSFPGLEFDNPERPECSNLLSIYQIITGKTKEEVVSECQDMNWGTFKTTLTDALIDHLQPIQARYEEIMSDPSYLDNVLLEGAGKASEIADTTLNNVYQAMGFLRR, from the exons ATGAGCCGCGCGCTGCTCGCCCACGTCCTTCACCACCCGCCGCTCCTCGC CGCGAGGAGTGGCGCTGGCGCTCGAGTAGGAGCGCTCGCTTCCCGCATCCGCCCTCTCCTTCGTCTTAGCTGCAGCGCGGCGGAAGCCGCGGCGAGCTCCAGCGAGGAGGCGCCCGCTCCTCCGGCAAGGAA GAAAAGGGTAGTTTCGGGTGTACAGCCAACAGGATTGGTTCACCTTGGAAATTATCTTGGTGCTATTAAGAATTGGGTTGCACTTCAG GATTTATACGAGACATTCTTTTTCATCGTGGACCTGCACGCA ATTACTTTACCTTATGATGCACCACAGCTATCTAAAGCAACAAGAAGCACTGCTGCAATATATCTGGCATGTGGCATTGACAGCTCCAAG GCCTCTATTTTTGTACAGTCTCATGTTCGTGCTCATGTTGAGTTGATGTGGCTATTGAGTTCTTCTACTCCTATTGGCTGGCTCAACAGAATGATCCAGTTCAAAGAGAAGTCACGCAAGGCG GGTGATGAAAATGTTGGGGTGGCACTTTTGACTTATCCTGTTCTAATGGCTTCTGACATCCTTTTGTACCAG TCCGATTTGGTACCTGTTGGTGAAGATCAGACGCAACATTTGGAATTAACTCGTGAAATTGCTGAGCGTATAAATAATCTATATGGTGGAAGAAAGTGGAAGAAATTGGGAGG GAGAGGCGGTTTGCTGTTTAAG GTTCCTGAAGCTCTTATTCCTCCGGCAGGGGCTCGTGTTATGTCCCTAACCGATGGTCTCTCCAAG ATGTCCAAGTCTGCTCCTTCAGACCAGTCTCGTATTAACCTTCTTGACCCAAAAGAT GTGATCACGAACAAGATCAAACGCTGCAAAACCGACTCATTCCCAGG CTTGGAGTTTGACAACCCAGAGAGGCCGGAATGCAGCAATCTTCTCTCAATCTACCAAATTATTACTGGGAAGACTAAAGAG GAAGTTGTTAGCGAATGCCAAGATATGAACTGGGGGACATTTAAGACTACCCTTACAGATGCTTTAATTGACCATTTGCAGCCTATTCAG GCCCGTTACGAGGAGATAATGTCTGATCCGAGTTACTTGGATAATGTTCTTCTGGAAGGAGCAGGAAAAGCTTCTGAGATTGCCGACACCACCCTCAACAACGTATACCAAGCCATGGGTTTCTTGCGCAGATAG